From one Malus sylvestris chromosome 1, drMalSylv7.2, whole genome shotgun sequence genomic stretch:
- the LOC126584889 gene encoding uncharacterized protein LOC126584889 — protein sequence MTPSNFSSLSCELKVMQAKNIEFKTTGNLFVRYSLSAGNNRRIMLNTREISAKSNHVWNESVSLECSGTEMRSMDNTLQQESVVFELRWRSTVPVFGRIGGSQLLGRAEVPWKDILESPSMELDQWVTVLPTTAHALEGVKPPKLQVGIKIQVQADHVEMEKKRQRNRRLKRWDECGCESGHGHGCICSDYEIFALAAALEGF from the coding sequence ATGACTCCTTCAAACTTTTCTTCCCTTAGCTGTGAACTGAAGGTTATGCAAGCAAAAAACATCGAATTCAAGACCACAGGAAACCTCTTTGTTCGATACTCTCTTTCAGCAGGAAACAACAGAAGAATTATGCTCAACACTAGAGAAATCTCCGCCAAGTCCAACCACGTTTGGAATGAGTCTGTCTCTTTGGAGTGCTCTGGAACCGAGATGCGCTCCATGGACAACACCCTACAGCAAGAAAGTGTGGTTTTCGAGCTCCGCTGGAGGAGCACTGTGCCGGTTTTTGGCAGGATTGGAGGGTCACAACTCTTGGGCAGGGCAGAGGTTCCGTGGAAGGACATCCTTGAATCACCAAGCATGGAGTTGGACCAGTGGGTCACGGTGCTTCCAACAACTGCGCATGCTCTAGAAGGTGTCAAACCGCCTAAACTGCAAGTAGGAATCAAGATTCAAGTTCAAGCAGATCATGTGGAAATGGAGAAAAAGAGGCAAAGAAACAGGAGGTTGAAAAGATGGGATGAGTGTGGTTGTGAAAGTGGTCATGGTCACGGTTGCATTTGTTCGGATTATGAAATTTTTGCACTAGCAGCTGCGCTAGAGGGTTTTTAG